In Saccharolobus solfataricus, a genomic segment contains:
- a CDS encoding ABC transporter permease, which translates to MSKRNVGFSSYIRDFLSSKIGLVGLIILIILLIFTGIALSIPAKVYVSWNNPAAWNQYPEHVPPAWLSIFYPGKYFTTEELSPINMSLYSPAKNIFVAIITYQFNWSKVLPAYNVYFITSSNVTPIEEVIYWSKPDGYTLQVNVPAGVFNVPFDLTSIRGDILSYISSITGKTPNIVNSTVLSSALFNSPKSNFTVIEQGKYVVKIEIVSSLPMNITKSRLILLGNSYGLMGTDYFGRPLDLGILLGLPNALEIGVLTSLVAVLVGVFVGGISGYLGGNKDSIIQWVTLVFLALPALPFLVAVSFVAEPNIVIEALLIAFLSWPFYAIIARSMALSIKSNSYVEADKLLGIPSYRVFFTHFMPRLIPITVAYMVLGVPAGILLAQTLAFLGIAPANIVTWGGILDAAETYQAQVNGWWWWVVFPGAMVVIVAIPFVLIGFAIERVTLGER; encoded by the coding sequence TTGAGTAAAAGAAATGTAGGCTTTTCCTCTTATATTAGAGATTTTTTGTCGAGTAAAATTGGATTAGTAGGCCTTATAATTCTAATTATTTTACTTATATTTACTGGAATAGCCTTATCTATCCCTGCAAAAGTTTACGTTTCGTGGAATAATCCAGCAGCCTGGAATCAATATCCGGAACACGTACCTCCAGCTTGGTTATCCATCTTTTACCCGGGAAAGTATTTCACAACAGAAGAGCTATCACCAATAAATATGTCTTTGTATTCTCCTGCTAAAAATATATTCGTAGCGATAATCACATATCAATTTAATTGGTCTAAGGTCTTACCGGCATACAACGTATATTTCATAACTTCGAGTAATGTTACCCCTATAGAAGAAGTAATATATTGGAGTAAACCGGATGGTTATACCTTACAGGTAAATGTTCCAGCTGGTGTATTTAATGTGCCATTTGATCTTACAAGTATTAGAGGTGATATTTTAAGTTATATATCTTCAATTACGGGAAAAACACCAAATATAGTTAACAGCACCGTATTGTCATCAGCTTTATTTAACTCTCCAAAATCTAATTTTACGGTAATTGAGCAGGGGAAGTATGTAGTTAAGATAGAAATAGTATCCTCATTACCCATGAATATTACAAAGTCAAGGTTAATTCTATTAGGGAATTCCTATGGCTTGATGGGAACTGACTATTTCGGGAGGCCATTGGATTTAGGAATTCTTTTAGGATTACCGAATGCGCTAGAAATAGGTGTATTAACTTCATTAGTAGCTGTACTTGTGGGAGTTTTTGTTGGAGGCATCTCTGGTTATCTAGGTGGAAATAAGGATTCTATAATACAATGGGTTACCTTAGTATTCCTTGCATTACCAGCTCTCCCCTTTTTAGTTGCAGTATCGTTTGTTGCAGAACCTAACATAGTTATAGAGGCTCTATTAATAGCTTTCTTATCCTGGCCATTTTATGCCATAATAGCTAGATCAATGGCCTTATCAATAAAGTCAAATAGTTATGTTGAAGCTGATAAACTACTTGGAATACCATCATATAGAGTATTCTTTACACACTTCATGCCTAGGTTAATACCAATAACAGTTGCTTACATGGTATTAGGTGTTCCTGCAGGGATTCTTTTAGCCCAAACGTTAGCCTTTTTAGGAATAGCTCCAGCCAATATAGTAACTTGGGGAGGGATTTTAGATGCTGCAGAAACTTATCAAGCTCAAGTTAATGGATGGTGGTGGTGGGTTGTGTTCCCTGGAGCAATGGTCGTTATTGTAGCAATACCTTTCGTGCTAATAGGTTTCGCAATAGAAAGAGTTACATTAGGTGAGAGATAG
- a CDS encoding MupG family TIM beta-alpha barrel fold protein, protein MTKRSIGFSIFPGWKEIREEQINLLKKARDLGFSEIFMGIGPGTHWRTPVSEAFSIAKEILEEANKLDYYTFVDINPQILKELNASPRDLSKFKNIGFKGVRADYGFSKEEIVEMSKQMTVELNPFEISEEEVDFIVRNANLERIRACHNYYPVLYSGISKEVFLEKNRIFKERGMEVGAFIGNPKFNLRTTLEVLRYVEPFDSANYLFKFVDRVLIGDPIPDYESLRQVSEVFKSDITKIRIKVYDEGVGKKLDRKFVVDKDREFAIVCYTRDNIYEGETCYTKLFKNAVAVRGREVWIFTRDLGIGPYRLVGEIDDINMEIVKMSSEIMLISK, encoded by the coding sequence GTGACTAAGAGGAGTATAGGTTTCTCAATCTTCCCAGGTTGGAAAGAAATAAGAGAGGAGCAGATTAATTTATTAAAAAAGGCTAGAGATTTGGGATTTTCCGAAATATTCATGGGTATTGGTCCCGGGACACATTGGAGGACTCCGGTAAGTGAGGCGTTTAGTATTGCTAAAGAAATCCTAGAAGAGGCTAATAAATTGGACTATTATACCTTTGTGGATATAAACCCTCAAATTCTTAAAGAGTTGAACGCGTCTCCAAGGGATCTATCGAAATTTAAGAATATTGGCTTTAAGGGGGTTAGGGCTGATTATGGATTTAGTAAAGAGGAAATTGTTGAAATGAGTAAGCAAATGACTGTTGAGTTAAACCCATTTGAGATAAGTGAAGAGGAAGTTGATTTCATTGTCAGAAATGCAAATCTTGAAAGGATTAGAGCTTGTCATAACTATTACCCAGTCTTATATAGTGGAATATCTAAAGAGGTCTTTCTGGAGAAGAATAGAATATTTAAGGAAAGAGGTATGGAGGTTGGTGCATTTATTGGTAATCCGAAATTCAATCTTCGAACCACACTAGAGGTTTTAAGATATGTCGAACCGTTCGATTCTGCCAACTACTTGTTCAAATTCGTTGACAGAGTTTTGATAGGAGACCCCATTCCAGATTATGAAAGTTTAAGACAAGTATCAGAAGTTTTCAAATCTGACATTACGAAGATAAGGATTAAGGTATATGATGAAGGTGTGGGCAAAAAATTAGATAGAAAGTTTGTAGTAGATAAGGATAGGGAGTTCGCCATAGTATGTTATACTAGGGATAATATATATGAAGGTGAAACGTGTTATACTAAATTATTTAAAAATGCGGTGGCAGTGAGGGGCAGAGAAGTATGGATATTCACTAGGGATTTGGGAATTGGTCCCTACAGGTTAGTAGGGGAAATAGATGATATTAATATGGAAATTGTCAAAATGTCGAGTGAGATAATGTTAATTAGTAAATAA
- a CDS encoding ABC transporter substrate-binding protein — protein MYSVLSIKDKKIISLLILVATAISPIFAIAQSASSSPASTAITIISYNGNDANGILAFEHGQIAFYAYAVPPSEYTSLPPGAKPYLLPSTYYDILVNPLNTTFGFNPFQFQEVRFALNYIVNRTYFVDSILHGYGIPAISLYAGEPDVIHLQPTLSKYANVHYNFTYANETVYKVLTTHGAQYINGKWYYNGKPITVYVFVRTDATVRREYAEYFITQLQKLGFTVQQIQGNLQKEISVVYGSDPANTTWDILIEAWGGTYGYYDSSLAISLYSTLGASAPFSSYYGLSMGTYNDTKYESPLLLKEANELDNMSLIIAQSQFTSAQEYYQLYNEIVNLGINMSVRIGLGMSLTPIYALSNINGIYPSFAQSTLLSFQTYYSITNGSFPNVTIGVRYLSQGSANPGAGFTDAYTDEIGNALFTPSSLTVPGSGYPVPFIYTYKIVNITPHAVVSVPSNALWWNPTTQQVTKVPPNTTAQMAVIYNLAPVFNNDKWADGQNITLADIIYEYIVASEMSLNSSNPIYDSTASSVYAPALQTIKGFKIINSTAIEIWGNDWFFDPTEAVVSLFGAFNPLGYALAGGGYFPWQMYVGMKDVVAQGKAAWSEGTAQSKGIDWLNLVSPTDVGYITSALQNASATGYIPKSLQIVENLSGITLVTPQQAIAGYQAAINFMKTYGNGLIGDGPYILAAWNPSASPPYAKLVRNPYFHLVPPSNALALPTMYSISLSVPSTVLPGQTLTGTVMGTPSGSTTAIPSPNALVNIEILYPNGSIISSYQLMTNANGQFTFTVPSSLSPGSYLVTVSAYSNTSILINPVTYTLVVLPSITTTTSTTTTTTTITTTTTTSISTSVSTTTITSVSTVVSTLLSTVVSTVVSSASNVGYIAVIVVLIIIIIALAVLLFRRR, from the coding sequence GTGTATAGTGTGTTAAGTATAAAAGACAAAAAAATAATTTCGCTCTTAATACTAGTTGCAACTGCTATCAGTCCCATTTTTGCCATAGCACAATCTGCCAGTTCCTCGCCTGCTTCTACAGCAATAACAATAATTTCATATAACGGTAATGACGCCAACGGTATATTGGCTTTTGAGCATGGGCAAATAGCTTTTTACGCTTATGCCGTACCTCCATCAGAATATACCAGTTTACCTCCCGGAGCCAAACCTTACTTGTTACCGAGCACTTATTACGACATTCTAGTAAATCCATTAAATACTACTTTTGGTTTTAACCCATTCCAATTCCAAGAAGTTAGATTCGCACTGAACTATATAGTAAATAGAACCTATTTTGTAGATAGTATATTACACGGTTATGGTATACCAGCAATATCCCTATATGCTGGAGAACCTGACGTAATTCATTTACAGCCAACATTATCTAAGTACGCTAATGTCCATTACAATTTCACTTACGCAAATGAAACTGTTTATAAAGTTCTAACTACTCATGGTGCTCAATATATTAACGGTAAGTGGTATTATAATGGAAAACCCATAACAGTTTACGTGTTTGTCAGAACTGATGCCACAGTAAGGAGAGAATATGCTGAATACTTTATAACTCAGTTACAGAAGTTAGGTTTTACTGTCCAGCAAATTCAAGGCAATTTACAAAAGGAAATTTCTGTAGTATATGGTAGTGATCCCGCAAATACTACATGGGATATACTAATTGAAGCTTGGGGTGGGACTTATGGGTATTATGATTCATCATTAGCAATAAGTCTTTACAGTACTTTAGGAGCTTCAGCTCCATTTTCTTCATACTATGGCTTAAGTATGGGAACATATAATGATACCAAGTATGAATCTCCACTATTACTTAAAGAGGCGAACGAGCTTGACAACATGTCATTAATAATAGCTCAAAGTCAGTTCACCAGTGCCCAAGAATATTATCAGTTATATAATGAAATTGTAAACTTAGGTATTAATATGTCAGTAAGAATAGGACTAGGGATGAGTCTGACTCCAATATACGCGCTATCTAACATTAACGGAATTTATCCGAGTTTCGCCCAGAGTACACTATTAAGCTTCCAGACGTATTATTCTATAACCAATGGAAGTTTTCCCAATGTTACAATAGGTGTTAGATATTTAAGCCAAGGTTCAGCTAACCCTGGTGCTGGTTTTACTGATGCCTATACTGATGAAATAGGAAATGCTCTATTCACCCCATCCTCTTTAACAGTGCCAGGTTCTGGATATCCTGTACCTTTCATCTACACCTACAAGATAGTGAATATTACTCCCCATGCCGTAGTATCAGTACCTTCAAATGCGTTGTGGTGGAATCCAACAACACAACAAGTGACTAAGGTACCTCCTAATACTACTGCACAAATGGCAGTAATATACAATTTAGCCCCAGTATTTAATAATGATAAATGGGCTGATGGTCAAAATATAACTCTCGCTGATATAATATATGAGTATATTGTTGCATCAGAGATGTCCTTAAACTCTAGTAATCCAATTTATGACTCTACTGCATCGTCAGTTTATGCTCCAGCGCTACAGACCATTAAAGGATTTAAGATAATTAACTCCACTGCTATAGAAATATGGGGCAATGATTGGTTCTTCGATCCTACTGAGGCTGTAGTGTCCTTATTTGGGGCTTTCAATCCATTAGGTTATGCTCTAGCTGGAGGAGGTTACTTCCCATGGCAAATGTATGTTGGTATGAAAGATGTTGTTGCACAAGGTAAAGCAGCGTGGTCTGAGGGAACAGCTCAGTCAAAAGGAATTGATTGGCTAAATCTGGTTAGTCCAACTGATGTTGGGTATATAACTTCAGCGTTACAGAATGCCTCAGCTACCGGATATATACCTAAGAGCTTACAGATAGTGGAGAACTTAAGCGGTATAACTCTAGTAACTCCACAACAAGCAATAGCTGGTTATCAGGCTGCAATCAACTTCATGAAGACCTATGGAAATGGATTAATAGGAGATGGTCCATATATCTTGGCAGCGTGGAATCCAAGTGCTTCTCCGCCTTATGCAAAACTGGTTAGGAATCCCTACTTCCATTTGGTTCCTCCATCTAATGCATTAGCCTTGCCAACAATGTATTCAATTTCACTAAGTGTCCCATCAACAGTTTTACCTGGTCAAACCTTAACTGGTACAGTAATGGGAACTCCTTCGGGAAGTACTACTGCAATACCCAGTCCTAATGCCTTGGTTAATATAGAGATATTATATCCAAATGGTTCTATAATATCAAGTTATCAATTAATGACCAATGCAAATGGACAATTTACCTTTACCGTTCCATCTTCATTATCCCCAGGGTCTTATCTAGTAACAGTATCAGCGTACAGTAATACTTCGATACTAATAAATCCAGTGACATATACTCTTGTAGTGTTGCCATCAATAACAACTACTACGAGTACAACAACTACGACAACTACTATTACTACTACCACAACTACATCAATCAGTACGTCTGTATCTACAACTACAATTACTTCTGTTAGCACTGTAGTTAGCACCTTATTAAGTACTGTGGTAAGTACTGTAGTATCTAGCGCTTCCAATGTTGGTTACATAGCTGTAATAGTAGTCCTAATAATTATAATAATAGCTTTAGCAGTATTATTGTTCAGAAGAAGATAA
- a CDS encoding ABC transporter permease has protein sequence MGFTTYIVKKVLIYFSVLLATLTILYIFTFPILQEIIAKSINFQVAQFSQTLFKNAHNLNSTQIQIAVEKYKESLIAAYGLNQPIIDKYFIQMYNLLRFNFGTAYFLQAPSGSRDVSAIIAYYLPNTILLFTTATIIFIVVGTIIGLLSAKSKFWEKVIAIIAVIHSSIPTWWLGFVLIAALAYAVKVFPPGGMTSVPPPKNPFDYGMSVLYHMALPLITIFIVNVGGFAYIVRSLVTSIMKEDFVITAKARGLPASRILYRHVLRSASPSIATQAILALAGSLGGSLTTEVVFEWPGVGLLTYVAITLNDLPVILGITYVLTIVLLVGLFLGELVYGLLDPRIKVGE, from the coding sequence ATGGGTTTTACAACATATATTGTAAAAAAGGTACTTATTTATTTTTCAGTTCTTCTCGCAACTTTAACAATTCTTTATATTTTCACTTTTCCCATATTACAAGAGATTATAGCTAAGAGTATTAATTTTCAAGTCGCTCAATTTTCTCAAACCTTGTTCAAAAATGCTCATAATCTAAACTCTACCCAAATTCAGATTGCGGTAGAGAAGTATAAGGAATCTTTAATTGCGGCTTATGGACTTAATCAACCCATTATAGACAAATATTTTATTCAGATGTATAATTTGTTACGTTTTAATTTCGGTACTGCCTACTTTTTACAAGCTCCATCTGGTTCTAGGGACGTTAGTGCAATTATTGCTTATTACTTACCCAATACAATCCTCTTGTTCACTACTGCTACGATAATATTCATAGTCGTAGGAACGATAATAGGTTTACTCTCTGCAAAATCTAAATTCTGGGAGAAGGTAATTGCAATAATAGCTGTAATACACTCTAGTATTCCTACTTGGTGGTTAGGTTTTGTCCTAATTGCAGCTTTAGCGTATGCAGTTAAGGTTTTCCCACCTGGTGGAATGACCTCAGTACCACCTCCAAAGAATCCGTTTGATTATGGAATGAGTGTTTTATATCACATGGCGTTACCACTGATTACTATCTTTATTGTAAACGTTGGAGGATTTGCGTATATTGTTAGAAGTTTAGTTACCTCAATTATGAAAGAAGATTTTGTAATTACAGCGAAAGCTAGAGGATTACCAGCCTCTAGAATACTATATAGACATGTCTTACGCTCAGCCTCACCATCAATTGCCACACAAGCTATTTTAGCATTAGCTGGATCATTAGGAGGTAGTTTAACCACAGAAGTTGTTTTCGAGTGGCCTGGGGTGGGTTTATTAACTTATGTAGCCATAACCTTAAATGATTTACCAGTGATATTAGGGATAACCTACGTTTTAACAATTGTGTTATTGGTTGGATTATTTTTAGGAGAGTTAGTTTACGGGTTATTAGATCCTAGGATAAAAGTTGGTGAGTAG
- a CDS encoding ABC transporter ATP-binding protein — translation MVMRLPVGSTSNYVVKVENLKVYFTKGGMFTKKYVVKALDGVTLSIKEREIMGVVGESGSGKTTLGRVTIGLQKPTSGNVYIKADNKEINVNKAKLKDISNYVQMIYQDPYSSIDPIMRVYDVLATPLKYKKMSDIDKKIEEAMRLVDLPLELLENRVYQLSGGQRQRLSIARAIVVNPKYIVADEPTTMLDASLKGEILKIIKDARESKGFSFMYITHELPIAKIISDRIIVLYLGKIVELGNSNEIIKNPLHPYTQGLIEVYPRIDPSLRDKIKEIKIKVDIVRPDKGCVFYPRCPFAMPKCKEQEPELKEVSQNHYVACWLY, via the coding sequence ATGGTGATGAGGTTGCCTGTTGGCTCTACTAGTAATTATGTAGTTAAAGTAGAAAACTTAAAAGTATATTTCACTAAGGGTGGAATGTTTACTAAGAAGTATGTAGTTAAAGCGCTAGATGGTGTGACGTTAAGTATAAAAGAAAGGGAAATTATGGGAGTCGTAGGTGAAAGCGGATCTGGTAAAACCACATTAGGTAGAGTAACAATAGGTCTCCAAAAACCAACTTCTGGTAATGTTTATATTAAAGCTGATAATAAGGAGATTAATGTAAATAAGGCAAAATTAAAAGATATTAGCAACTACGTTCAGATGATATATCAAGATCCATATTCCTCCATAGATCCCATAATGAGAGTATATGACGTTTTAGCAACTCCATTGAAATACAAAAAGATGAGTGATATAGATAAGAAGATTGAGGAGGCAATGAGGTTAGTTGATCTTCCACTGGAACTGTTGGAAAATAGGGTATATCAATTATCTGGTGGGCAGAGACAGAGATTAAGTATAGCTAGGGCAATAGTTGTCAACCCAAAATATATTGTAGCAGATGAACCTACTACAATGTTAGACGCTTCATTAAAAGGAGAGATCTTGAAGATAATAAAAGACGCTAGAGAAAGTAAAGGTTTTTCCTTTATGTATATAACGCATGAGCTACCAATAGCAAAAATAATATCCGATAGGATTATAGTATTATATTTAGGAAAGATAGTAGAATTAGGGAACTCAAATGAGATTATTAAAAACCCATTACATCCATATACTCAGGGACTAATTGAGGTTTATCCTAGAATAGATCCCTCACTTAGAGATAAGATCAAGGAGATAAAGATCAAGGTTGATATAGTGAGACCAGATAAGGGGTGTGTGTTTTATCCCAGATGTCCATTTGCAATGCCTAAGTGTAAGGAACAAGAACCAGAGCTGAAGGAAGTTTCTCAAAATCACTACGTAGCGTGCTGGCTTTATTGA
- a CDS encoding ABC transporter ATP-binding protein, protein MLLEVRNLKVYFYTKRGIVKAVDGVNLYLDKGEIVGLAGESGSGKSTIGYAIMRLVPFPGKIESGEILFKGENILKLDEEAFRKNYRWKKIAMVFQGSMSGFTPVFKIKDQIIEVLRIHGWNGDYEERIKELFKMVNMDPQLAEKYPHELSGGQKQRAFIAMALALNPEVLIADEPTTALDVMVQEHILNLLKKLRKELNLSIIFITHDLALLSEISDRDYTLYAGKVMESGPSEVIFKKPRHPYTSLLIESIATLDKDIIKGIPGAMPDLSSPPLGCRFNTRCPFARDICFKEEPKMKTFSDGDEVACWLY, encoded by the coding sequence ATGTTATTAGAGGTAAGAAACTTAAAGGTTTACTTCTACACAAAGAGAGGTATTGTTAAGGCTGTTGACGGAGTTAACTTATATTTAGATAAGGGAGAAATAGTTGGGCTCGCTGGTGAGAGTGGATCTGGAAAGAGTACGATAGGTTATGCCATAATGAGGCTTGTACCTTTTCCTGGAAAGATTGAAAGTGGGGAAATATTATTTAAAGGTGAGAATATACTAAAACTAGATGAAGAAGCATTTAGGAAAAATTATAGATGGAAGAAGATAGCAATGGTTTTCCAAGGCTCAATGTCTGGATTCACTCCAGTGTTTAAAATAAAGGATCAGATAATCGAGGTTTTACGTATTCATGGTTGGAACGGAGATTATGAGGAGAGAATAAAGGAGTTGTTCAAAATGGTTAACATGGATCCACAATTAGCTGAAAAGTATCCTCATGAGCTTTCTGGAGGTCAAAAGCAAAGGGCTTTTATTGCAATGGCCCTAGCCTTAAATCCTGAGGTTCTGATAGCAGATGAACCCACAACAGCCCTAGATGTGATGGTCCAAGAACATATTCTTAACCTATTGAAGAAGTTAAGGAAAGAGTTAAACTTGTCTATAATTTTCATAACACATGATTTGGCCTTACTTTCCGAGATTTCAGATAGGGATTATACGCTATATGCAGGTAAAGTTATGGAAAGTGGGCCATCAGAAGTTATATTCAAAAAACCTAGACATCCCTATACTTCACTACTTATCGAATCCATTGCCACATTGGACAAAGATATAATAAAGGGAATACCGGGAGCTATGCCAGACCTCTCAAGTCCACCGTTAGGTTGTAGATTTAATACTCGATGTCCCTTTGCTAGAGACATTTGTTTTAAGGAAGAACCTAAAATGAAAACGTTCTCAGATGGTGATGAGGTTGCCTGTTGGCTCTACTAG
- a CDS encoding ABC transporter ATP-binding protein has protein sequence MSLQVRDLNISYKIGKGSIRAINRVYFQLEKGDSLGVIGETGSGKTTIANAIMRALPENAEYSGSIFFNNKDILKMDQETYRKEIRWKKISIIPQYSMNAFNPIKRVGEQLVKIMMENDSNIDTSKASERIFYLFNQLSLPPEIYKKLPDELSGGQRQRVVIASALLLDPELVIADEPTTALDVINQARVISLIKREIVDKQKTLIYITHDIAVVAGVAKKVLTLYAGEIMEFGDSRKIFKEPLHPYSKGLLSSVPDIRFGKVKKVHYIPGDPPDLSKEIKGCPFAPRCSIAKDICKVEKPKLRYVDGRYVACHLVGGEENGQ, from the coding sequence TTGAGTTTACAAGTTAGGGACCTTAACATATCCTACAAGATTGGCAAAGGGTCAATTAGGGCTATTAATAGAGTGTATTTTCAATTGGAGAAGGGTGATTCTTTAGGAGTGATTGGTGAGACAGGTTCCGGAAAAACCACAATTGCTAATGCTATTATGAGGGCATTGCCCGAAAATGCAGAATATTCTGGTAGCATTTTTTTTAATAATAAGGATATTTTGAAAATGGATCAAGAAACCTACAGAAAGGAGATAAGATGGAAGAAAATATCGATAATACCCCAATACTCTATGAATGCGTTTAATCCCATAAAGAGGGTTGGTGAACAATTAGTAAAGATAATGATGGAAAATGATAGTAATATTGATACTAGTAAAGCTAGTGAAAGGATATTTTACCTATTTAATCAACTTAGTTTGCCACCAGAGATCTATAAGAAGCTTCCAGACGAACTATCTGGAGGACAGAGACAAAGAGTTGTAATTGCCTCAGCCCTATTATTAGACCCAGAATTAGTAATTGCAGACGAACCGACTACTGCATTAGATGTTATAAACCAAGCAAGGGTCATATCTTTAATTAAGAGGGAAATTGTGGATAAGCAAAAGACTTTAATCTACATTACTCATGATATAGCAGTTGTTGCTGGAGTTGCTAAGAAGGTACTAACACTTTATGCCGGAGAGATAATGGAGTTCGGAGATTCTCGTAAAATCTTCAAGGAACCACTACATCCCTACTCTAAGGGCTTACTGTCCTCAGTACCGGATATTAGATTTGGTAAGGTAAAGAAAGTGCATTATATTCCAGGTGATCCACCAGATCTGTCAAAGGAGATTAAAGGGTGTCCATTTGCACCAAGATGTTCGATAGCTAAAGATATATGTAAGGTTGAAAAACCAAAATTAAGATATGTGGATGGAAGGTACGTGGCTTGTCATCTTGTAGGAGGGGAAGAAAATGGACAATAA
- a CDS encoding ABC transporter ATP-binding protein codes for MDNNEIIVKVQNVWIKYPMGRVGLFRKLYVHAVNDVSLEIKKGEIFGLIGESGSGKTTLGKGILRLIETYSGSIYWKVDGGKLVDITKLNDNTLRRLRKDFQIIQQDPYGALDPRMSVYEILAEGLRLHKLISNKSEEVEQIYKILSIVKLTPPENFANKKPMELSGGQRQRVVVARALLLRPKFIVADEPISMLDASTRGQILEFILNDRDQRGTAYLFITHDISIASYVSDRIGVMYLGKVVEIGTPEEVISEPLHPYTQALLQAVPVPDPDIGIKEPNIKGEIQSPLELPKGCVFYSRCPFAKDICKEKPPEIKRIKGDHYVACHLY; via the coding sequence ATGGACAATAATGAGATTATCGTAAAAGTTCAAAATGTTTGGATAAAGTATCCCATGGGTAGAGTTGGATTATTTAGGAAACTTTACGTACATGCAGTTAACGACGTTTCTCTCGAGATTAAGAAAGGAGAAATATTTGGTTTAATAGGCGAATCAGGCTCTGGGAAGACCACGTTAGGAAAGGGAATTTTGAGACTTATCGAGACTTACTCTGGAAGTATATACTGGAAAGTTGATGGTGGTAAGTTAGTGGATATAACAAAATTAAATGATAACACTTTAAGGAGGCTAAGAAAAGATTTTCAGATAATTCAACAAGATCCGTATGGTGCTTTAGATCCTAGAATGAGCGTATATGAAATTTTGGCTGAGGGGCTAAGATTACACAAACTCATATCGAATAAAAGTGAGGAAGTTGAGCAAATATATAAAATACTATCAATAGTGAAGTTAACCCCCCCTGAGAATTTTGCAAATAAGAAGCCAATGGAGTTATCTGGAGGACAGAGACAAAGAGTTGTAGTAGCTAGGGCTTTATTATTAAGGCCCAAGTTTATTGTTGCTGATGAACCAATTTCAATGTTAGATGCATCAACCAGGGGTCAGATTTTGGAATTTATATTAAACGATAGGGATCAAAGGGGAACGGCGTATTTGTTTATAACACATGATATCTCAATAGCTAGTTACGTTTCAGATAGAATAGGAGTAATGTATTTAGGTAAGGTAGTGGAAATCGGAACTCCGGAAGAAGTAATAAGCGAGCCTTTACATCCTTACACTCAAGCACTACTGCAAGCAGTGCCTGTTCCAGATCCAGATATTGGTATAAAGGAACCCAATATCAAAGGTGAGATTCAAAGCCCACTAGAGTTACCAAAGGGATGTGTATTCTATAGTAGATGTCCATTTGCAAAAGATATTTGTAAGGAAAAACCCCCAGAGATAAAGAGGATTAAAGGAGATCATTATGTTGCATGCCACCTATATTAA